In Arthrobacter sp. CDRTa11, one DNA window encodes the following:
- a CDS encoding TetR/AcrR family transcriptional regulator — protein MQVMDPSAGLRLDTQRNRSLLVSAAGRLFGAGGTATMSEVAAAAGISTATAYRHFASVEDVLAAYRFEVGRELLAYSGAQEVHGSELLQCVCRKWVELVVQHGASMIHTRSADGYLARIRNGAYYLTVQAEALRRPIDEACLELGTGPLGDEGLFLWNVFFDPREIFDLIDSVGLTTDQVARRLTRTFTGALQGWKPDNP, from the coding sequence ATGCAGGTCATGGATCCTAGTGCCGGGTTACGACTCGACACTCAGCGCAACCGTTCCCTTTTGGTCAGTGCCGCCGGTCGCCTCTTTGGTGCCGGCGGCACTGCCACTATGTCGGAGGTTGCGGCAGCAGCCGGAATTTCAACTGCCACTGCATACCGGCACTTCGCCTCGGTAGAGGACGTCCTGGCTGCCTACCGTTTCGAGGTAGGTCGCGAACTCCTGGCCTACAGCGGGGCCCAGGAAGTCCATGGATCGGAGCTGCTGCAGTGTGTGTGCCGTAAATGGGTTGAGCTCGTCGTCCAGCATGGTGCTTCGATGATCCACACCCGCTCCGCCGACGGCTATCTCGCCAGAATCCGGAATGGAGCCTACTACCTGACAGTCCAGGCAGAGGCCCTGCGGCGACCAATCGACGAGGCCTGCCTGGAGCTGGGGACCGGGCCCTTGGGCGATGAAGGCCTGTTTCTTTGGAACGTCTTCTTCGATCCCCGGGAAATTTTTGACCTGATCGACAGTGTCGGGCTCACGACGGATCAGGTCGCACGGCGCCTCACAAGAACCTTTACCGGCGCCCTTCAAGGCTGGAAACCGGACAACCCCTAA
- a CDS encoding pyridoxal phosphate-dependent aminotransferase — protein MTTEPVTAIASGFQPSEAVLRVQRTSLRVQQPQSKGDLVSLAMGEPDFDTPAQVRAAAVKALEEGHTHYSPLLGEPELREELAARIGRLLGGVASSSDVLITQGGTAGLAAAILGIVNPGDRVVIPDPTYSLYADLVSMAGGTIVPVPLADDLHWDLPLLAEALQGAKMFVFCNPSNPTGIVHSRAELETLADMVAGTETLVLSDEAYSDLVYTSDPFVSALEIPGLADRTIYCQTFSKSYAMTGWRVGYLWGPSNVIRAAARVHNTFNGSMNTAVQLAALTALRTCGPDIERMHASYSLRRELMVAGLVRVPGLTVSSPEGAFYLFPKYDVDMPAAEMVAHLRTFGVAVRPGSEFGRNGEFHLRLSYAASAEAITLGVERLAAGLTALR, from the coding sequence ATGACCACAGAACCCGTTACCGCCATTGCCAGCGGTTTCCAACCGTCCGAAGCCGTGCTGCGCGTGCAGCGCACGTCGCTGCGGGTGCAGCAGCCCCAGTCAAAGGGGGATCTGGTCTCCCTGGCCATGGGCGAGCCGGACTTCGATACGCCGGCACAGGTTCGAGCTGCTGCTGTGAAGGCCCTGGAGGAGGGCCACACCCACTACTCGCCGTTGCTCGGCGAGCCGGAACTCCGCGAGGAGCTGGCTGCCCGTATCGGCCGGCTCCTCGGCGGGGTGGCCAGCTCCAGCGACGTGCTGATTACCCAGGGAGGGACGGCGGGACTTGCCGCCGCCATCCTTGGCATCGTCAACCCGGGCGACAGGGTGGTCATCCCTGACCCTACGTACTCCCTCTACGCCGACCTGGTCAGCATGGCCGGGGGCACGATCGTGCCTGTCCCGCTGGCGGACGACCTGCATTGGGACCTGCCATTGCTGGCCGAAGCTCTTCAGGGAGCCAAGATGTTTGTCTTCTGCAACCCTTCCAATCCCACCGGGATTGTTCATTCGAGGGCTGAGCTGGAAACCCTGGCGGATATGGTCGCAGGTACCGAGACCCTGGTGCTCTCCGATGAGGCCTACAGCGACCTGGTCTACACTTCCGATCCCTTTGTCTCGGCCCTGGAAATTCCCGGTCTGGCAGACCGGACCATCTACTGCCAGACCTTCTCCAAGAGCTATGCCATGACGGGCTGGCGGGTCGGGTATCTGTGGGGACCGTCCAACGTCATCAGGGCAGCGGCCCGCGTACACAATACGTTTAACGGGTCCATGAACACGGCGGTGCAGCTCGCAGCGCTCACGGCCCTGCGGACCTGCGGCCCTGATATTGAGCGGATGCACGCTTCCTACTCCTTGCGCCGTGAGCTGATGGTCGCGGGTCTGGTCCGCGTCCCAGGATTGACGGTGAGCTCGCCGGAGGGCGCGTTTTATCTGTTCCCCAAGTACGACGTCGATATGCCGGCGGCAGAGATGGTGGCACACCTGCGGACCTTCGGCGTAGCAGTCCGCCCGGGAAGCGAGTTCGGCCGCAACGGTGAGTTCCACCTGCGCCTGTCATACGCAGCCAGCGCTGAAGCCATCACGCTGGGCGTTGAACGGCTCGCCGCGGGCCTCACGGCGCTCAGGTAA
- a CDS encoding SDR family oxidoreductase, protein MGLLEGKVAVITGAGTGMGRSTAALLADEGAHVVVVGRRQAVLKELAEEIIANGGKAYAKAADISSKDNVQDLIDWVRSTLGPVDILVNNAGSASKVLNVRWIGEEEWNEVLNVNLNAVYLLTQAVLPDMLSRRTGTIITVSSLAAVNPNLLGGAAYGAAKAAVRNFMTYLHNTFRNDGLRAITILPGETATPILDNRARPPRQEERDNMVQPEDVARAIHLVATMPQRTVVQELIIAPTLQRDTSGDLEISKWTGAPAEDLPKG, encoded by the coding sequence ATGGGACTTCTTGAAGGAAAAGTAGCCGTGATCACCGGTGCAGGCACCGGGATGGGCCGCTCCACAGCAGCACTTCTGGCCGACGAAGGCGCCCATGTTGTCGTGGTGGGACGCCGGCAGGCAGTCCTGAAGGAACTCGCCGAGGAGATCATCGCCAACGGCGGTAAGGCCTACGCCAAGGCCGCAGACATCTCCTCTAAAGACAATGTCCAGGACCTTATCGATTGGGTGCGAAGCACCCTTGGCCCGGTGGACATTCTCGTAAACAACGCCGGCAGCGCCAGCAAGGTCCTCAATGTCCGGTGGATAGGCGAGGAAGAATGGAACGAGGTTCTCAACGTCAACCTCAACGCCGTATATCTCCTCACTCAGGCCGTCCTGCCGGATATGCTGAGCCGTCGCACGGGAACCATCATCACCGTGTCGTCGCTCGCGGCTGTTAACCCCAACCTCCTGGGCGGGGCAGCCTATGGGGCAGCCAAGGCCGCAGTGCGGAACTTCATGACCTACCTGCACAACACCTTCCGCAACGACGGTCTCCGCGCGATCACCATCCTTCCAGGCGAAACGGCGACCCCGATTCTGGACAACCGTGCCCGTCCGCCCCGGCAGGAGGAGCGCGACAACATGGTCCAGCCCGAGGACGTGGCCCGGGCCATTCACTTGGTCGCCACCATGCCCCAGCGCACTGTGGTCCAGGAACTGATCATCGCCCCCACCCTGCAGCGGGACACTTCGGGGGACCTCGAAATCAGCAAGTGGACGGGCGCACCGGCTGAGGACCTCCCGAAGGGCTGA
- a CDS encoding biotin-dependent carboxyltransferase family protein — translation MRVEQDVALKVSEHGWLSTYQDLGREHSEFMGVPCGGAADQHSASVANILVGNQRSATCVEVMGGRFAFVAKSPVLISVTGAPADVTVNGQPVPMWEPVCVPGAARVVIANARDGMRNYLAFSGTLATGHFMGSAAPEARMGFPQVITAGQTIELRTAYAGFEHPYLTQPLFRLPVPIPAFSPGVWTVDIVEGPETDAAVGIRELLASRQYTVTPTSNHVGLRLDGPVVHPESLGEIVSHGVPIGAFEIPHGDELIILGRYRTLTAGYPIVAFATKAALPRLGQARPGQKMRFNWVSQQHAVQDYREQQNALLALEERVAKLFSAVGLPLQAAPVAEPAAA, via the coding sequence GTGCGGGTTGAACAGGACGTTGCGCTGAAAGTTTCCGAACACGGCTGGCTATCCACATATCAGGACCTGGGACGGGAGCATTCCGAGTTCATGGGCGTGCCATGCGGCGGGGCCGCCGACCAGCATTCTGCCTCCGTGGCCAACATCTTGGTGGGAAACCAACGTTCCGCTACATGCGTGGAAGTCATGGGTGGCCGGTTTGCATTCGTTGCCAAAAGCCCCGTGCTGATCTCGGTGACCGGGGCACCGGCCGATGTCACCGTCAATGGACAGCCAGTCCCGATGTGGGAACCTGTCTGTGTTCCCGGTGCAGCGCGTGTGGTCATAGCCAATGCCAGGGACGGCATGCGCAATTACCTCGCTTTCAGTGGCACCCTTGCCACGGGGCACTTCATGGGCAGCGCCGCACCGGAGGCACGAATGGGCTTCCCTCAGGTGATCACAGCCGGGCAGACGATAGAGCTCCGCACCGCCTACGCAGGCTTCGAACATCCCTATCTGACCCAGCCCCTGTTCCGCCTCCCCGTGCCCATTCCTGCCTTCAGTCCGGGAGTCTGGACCGTAGACATTGTTGAGGGCCCGGAGACGGACGCCGCTGTGGGCATCCGCGAGCTGCTGGCGTCCCGCCAATACACCGTGACGCCTACATCAAACCACGTCGGCCTGCGCCTTGACGGTCCAGTGGTCCACCCCGAAAGCCTCGGCGAGATCGTCTCACACGGCGTACCCATCGGAGCCTTCGAGATTCCGCACGGCGACGAACTGATCATCCTGGGCCGCTACCGGACCCTGACCGCCGGATATCCGATCGTCGCTTTTGCCACGAAAGCAGCCCTTCCACGCCTGGGCCAGGCCCGACCAGGGCAAAAGATGCGGTTCAACTGGGTCAGCCAACAGCACGCAGTCCAGGACTACCGCGAGCAGCAGAACGCCCTGCTCGCCCTTGAGGAACGTGTCGCCAAGCTTTTTTCCGCGGTCGGCCTGCCTCTCCAGGCAGCCCCCGTTGCCGAGCCTGCAGCGGCCTGA
- a CDS encoding carboxyltransferase domain-containing protein yields MISLAGVSTDERQAGSRRLREILLDVRPHGLVDVVAGIDSLLVEFDCLQVSHEQLAQTIRLAAAGRGLDGRVEIHAGNQFVIPMVVTEEFAPDLPDVADELGISQDEVLARLEASELSINLLASAMAPMMGTVRFPGQVSRCREPRTNVDSGSVMVAGTSAIIQPFPGPTGWKVIGRTPLTICDIREDPATSYKPGDSVRFKVVPHSEWARLTGRFLRPVGTPDPANEDTQDQEGTSQSAG; encoded by the coding sequence ATGATCAGCCTCGCAGGCGTCAGCACGGATGAACGGCAGGCCGGCAGCCGCAGGCTTCGCGAAATCTTGCTCGACGTCCGTCCCCATGGATTGGTCGACGTCGTCGCGGGGATTGATTCACTGCTGGTCGAATTCGACTGCCTACAGGTAAGCCACGAACAGCTGGCGCAAACCATTCGGCTGGCGGCGGCTGGGCGTGGGCTGGATGGGCGCGTCGAAATACACGCGGGGAACCAGTTTGTTATCCCGATGGTCGTCACGGAGGAGTTCGCCCCGGATCTTCCGGACGTCGCCGATGAACTGGGCATCAGCCAGGACGAGGTGTTGGCCAGGCTCGAGGCATCGGAGCTCTCGATCAACCTTCTCGCCTCGGCGATGGCCCCCATGATGGGAACTGTCCGATTCCCGGGGCAGGTGAGCCGATGCAGGGAGCCACGAACGAACGTTGACAGCGGCTCAGTGATGGTGGCTGGGACCAGCGCGATCATCCAGCCGTTCCCCGGCCCCACAGGCTGGAAAGTCATAGGGCGGACACCGCTGACAATTTGCGACATACGCGAAGACCCAGCCACCTCCTATAAGCCCGGAGACAGCGTGCGATTCAAGGTTGTGCCGCACAGCGAATGGGCACGCCTCACAGGCCGGTTCCTCCGGCCCGTGGGCACGCCGGACCCGGCGAATGAGGACACACAGGACCAGGAAGGAACCTCCCAAAGTGCGGGTTGA
- a CDS encoding LamB/YcsF family protein, translated as MSINSVAVVADLGESYGNYTIGDDEALLGLVTASNIACGFHAGDPRVMDATVKSCVERGIELGAHPGYPDLVGFGRRLIEASEEEIRTDVLYQIGALDGFARIHGGKISHVAPHGRMGSIAQTDAKHARAITDAIKAYDPSYIVICQQGLLAEESRKRGLQVGYVFLADRGYGEDGMPVSRNTEGALLHDPEEIGRRVVQVVTEGTVKAVTGKVVPLGHDADVVLLHGDHPQVLENGTALRAALDRAGINATGLQEVLAEKARLAAV; from the coding sequence TTGAGCATCAACTCAGTCGCCGTCGTCGCGGACCTCGGCGAAAGCTACGGAAACTACACCATCGGTGATGACGAGGCCCTGCTCGGGCTGGTCACCGCCTCCAACATCGCCTGCGGCTTCCACGCCGGGGACCCCCGCGTTATGGATGCCACAGTCAAGTCGTGCGTCGAACGCGGCATTGAGCTGGGGGCCCACCCCGGATACCCGGATCTGGTGGGCTTCGGCCGACGGCTCATCGAGGCCAGCGAGGAAGAAATCCGCACTGACGTGCTCTACCAGATCGGAGCATTGGACGGGTTTGCCCGCATTCACGGCGGAAAGATCAGCCACGTGGCACCCCACGGCCGGATGGGCAGCATCGCCCAGACAGACGCCAAACACGCACGCGCCATCACTGACGCCATCAAGGCCTATGACCCCTCGTACATCGTGATTTGCCAGCAGGGCCTGCTCGCCGAGGAATCACGTAAACGCGGGCTCCAGGTTGGCTACGTATTCCTGGCTGACCGCGGCTACGGCGAGGACGGCATGCCCGTCTCCCGCAACACCGAGGGAGCGTTGCTGCACGATCCTGAAGAGATCGGTCGCCGCGTCGTCCAGGTTGTCACCGAGGGCACAGTAAAGGCCGTCACAGGCAAAGTCGTCCCGCTGGGGCACGACGCCGACGTCGTCCTGCTTCACGGTGATCATCCGCAGGTCCTGGAAAACGGCACAGCGCTCCGAGCAGCCCTGGACCGGGCCGGAATCAATGCGACGGGTCTCCAGGAGGTTCTGGCAGAAAAGGCCCGGCTGGCCGCTGTCTGA
- a CDS encoding MFS transporter: MAKTLTESVDLNTAQVKVVTADGKMVRKATIAGTMGSFVEWYDYGIYGLLTTYLAINIMGSKDLGSLLLTNVGFLVSFLARPFGSVICGYLGDKLGRKNLLAMLLLLISAATACIGLIPSSSVIGWAAPALLILLRILQGFSAGGEVAGAMAFVGEYAHNKHRNYSMSFIAVGSFCALLFGSGFSAMLITTLGDATMESWAWRIPFLFAVPLGYVGYYIRSKMEDTPHFAALRERNAVEPNPLRAVFTSKRHLKAIALTIFLPAVNGPGYYLLFAYMPTYLKTQLGSGNNFSMLQALTVTAFSLVAIIISIPLMARLSDRIGRKPVLILSAVLMAAVSYPMFAMITTGNMLLACIATVVMAIAFSGHAAVVHTVLTEMFPTTVRYSAYSIGFSISTIIFGGSAPLVMTEIIKATGNSMVPAYAAISTAMITLVSIYFLKETKGQPLQTH; the protein is encoded by the coding sequence ATGGCCAAAACATTGACGGAATCAGTGGACCTGAACACCGCTCAAGTAAAAGTCGTCACTGCCGACGGCAAGATGGTGCGCAAGGCGACAATCGCCGGCACCATGGGCTCCTTCGTGGAGTGGTACGACTACGGCATTTACGGGCTTCTGACCACGTATCTCGCCATCAACATCATGGGCTCCAAGGATCTCGGATCCCTGCTGCTCACCAACGTGGGCTTCCTCGTCAGCTTCCTTGCACGCCCCTTCGGAAGTGTCATCTGCGGCTATCTGGGCGACAAGCTCGGACGCAAGAACCTGCTGGCCATGCTTCTTCTGCTGATCTCCGCCGCGACCGCCTGTATCGGACTCATCCCTTCCTCATCCGTCATTGGCTGGGCGGCACCGGCGCTGCTGATCCTGCTCCGCATCCTGCAGGGCTTCTCGGCCGGCGGCGAAGTTGCCGGCGCCATGGCGTTCGTGGGCGAATACGCGCACAACAAACACCGCAACTACTCCATGAGCTTCATCGCGGTCGGCTCGTTCTGCGCCCTGCTGTTCGGCAGCGGCTTCTCCGCCATGCTCATCACCACCCTGGGCGACGCCACGATGGAATCCTGGGCCTGGCGCATCCCATTCCTCTTTGCTGTTCCGCTGGGCTACGTGGGCTACTACATCCGATCCAAGATGGAAGATACTCCGCACTTTGCGGCGCTGCGCGAGCGAAACGCGGTGGAGCCCAACCCGCTGCGTGCCGTCTTCACCTCAAAGCGCCACTTGAAGGCCATCGCACTGACAATCTTCCTTCCGGCCGTGAACGGGCCCGGCTACTACCTGCTGTTCGCCTACATGCCCACGTACCTGAAAACCCAGCTCGGCAGCGGCAACAACTTCAGCATGCTCCAAGCCCTTACTGTCACCGCTTTCAGCCTCGTGGCGATCATCATCTCCATTCCGCTGATGGCACGGCTTTCCGATCGCATCGGGCGCAAGCCCGTGCTCATCTTGTCCGCCGTACTCATGGCGGCGGTCTCCTACCCGATGTTCGCGATGATCACCACAGGCAATATGCTGCTTGCCTGCATCGCCACCGTGGTCATGGCCATTGCATTCTCAGGCCACGCAGCAGTGGTGCACACGGTACTCACGGAAATGTTCCCGACCACCGTCCGCTACAGCGCTTACAGCATCGGTTTCAGCATCAGCACCATCATCTTTGGCGGCAGCGCTCCCCTGGTCATGACCGAAATCATCAAGGCCACCGGCAACAGCATGGTTCCGGCCTACGCTGCCATCAGCACAGCCATGATCACTTTGGTTTCCATCTATTTCCTCAAGGAAACAAAGGGCCAGCCGCTTCAAACCCACTAA
- a CDS encoding RraA family protein translates to MATTLDLTVRKATWTRPPRELVQAFEKFPVANIGDAMERLGLVDGNINPVWAGAHCVGSALTVLGAAGDNAAVIEALNYIEPGDVIVINGFGHQHRALVGEQLSQRFEAAGATGAVIDGYIRDRATITEIKFPVFARGTTPAGPFKNGPGVIGEPVAIGGIVCSAGDIVAADDDGIVIIPQARAAEILELVKAVAVHEAEMTAEITREYT, encoded by the coding sequence ATGGCAACAACACTCGACCTCACCGTCCGAAAGGCGACCTGGACGCGTCCGCCGCGTGAACTCGTTCAGGCCTTCGAGAAGTTTCCCGTGGCCAATATCGGCGATGCCATGGAACGACTCGGGCTCGTTGACGGCAACATCAACCCGGTCTGGGCGGGAGCGCACTGCGTCGGCTCCGCGCTCACAGTCCTGGGCGCGGCAGGAGACAACGCCGCGGTCATCGAGGCCCTGAACTACATTGAGCCCGGGGACGTCATTGTTATCAACGGCTTCGGACATCAGCACCGTGCGCTCGTCGGCGAGCAGCTCTCCCAGCGGTTCGAAGCCGCAGGTGCGACCGGCGCCGTCATCGACGGTTACATTCGTGACCGCGCAACCATCACCGAGATCAAATTTCCCGTGTTCGCCCGCGGCACCACTCCGGCAGGCCCCTTCAAGAACGGCCCCGGCGTCATCGGTGAACCGGTGGCCATCGGTGGCATCGTCTGCTCAGCAGGAGACATTGTTGCAGCAGACGACGACGGCATCGTCATCATTCCCCAGGCCCGGGCCGCGGAAATCCTGGAACTCGTCAAGGCCGTCGCTGTCCACGAAGCCGAGATGACCGCAGAGATCACCCGCGAGTACACCTAA
- a CDS encoding ABC transporter substrate-binding protein has protein sequence MQGRSTFLGAAAAATALTLLLTGCTTGTGTTGSGTGGTAGPSTDTIRTALNSDPTTFNAAKANAKDDYEVARFLFDTVVRRDGDGKFIGGLATDWTSTATEASLTIRKDATCADGTVITPTIVAKSLTYFADPATKNNFAKLVFGPGQPTITADDAAGKVSVKLAQPWSELIGGLTLAQTGIICPAGLADLEGLAKGSVQGAFSGPYTLTKAGHGVSYDMTLREDYKAWPKWSKELEGTPAKTVRFFPGVNKTTVANQLLTGEMDISDIAPADTARFEGNKDYTVTSVPFAGIFLLFNQRPGSPFTDPALRKAVAQLMNQQAFNAAAYANKGIPYTSIVAPTVPCALEDNSHFTKEDAEAAKAVLAGKTFKMVGTTSIGPNGAGSTYVQEALRAAGATVNLNLVDNGTWATMTQTKPETWDLTIQGDANFVGTVAASLTRIAGVPTEKGGRNIGGGENADILAEIATAQSATDEGKRCEAYERAQISILEDNDIVPFVGEPQIVAQRAGFSIQAPSGIVDYATMRITK, from the coding sequence ATGCAAGGACGATCCACCTTCTTGGGGGCGGCGGCAGCTGCCACTGCCCTCACACTGCTCCTGACCGGCTGCACCACGGGCACAGGAACCACTGGCTCAGGGACCGGCGGAACCGCTGGCCCTTCCACGGACACCATCCGCACCGCGCTGAACTCAGATCCCACAACGTTTAACGCCGCCAAGGCCAATGCCAAGGACGACTATGAGGTGGCCCGTTTCCTCTTCGACACTGTGGTCCGCCGTGACGGGGACGGCAAGTTCATCGGGGGACTGGCCACCGACTGGACGTCCACGGCAACAGAAGCCTCACTGACCATCCGCAAGGATGCGACCTGCGCTGATGGAACCGTCATCACCCCCACCATCGTGGCCAAGTCCCTGACCTACTTCGCCGATCCGGCAACCAAGAACAACTTCGCCAAGCTCGTCTTCGGCCCCGGCCAGCCGACGATCACCGCAGACGACGCCGCAGGCAAGGTTTCGGTCAAACTGGCCCAGCCCTGGTCCGAACTTATCGGCGGACTGACCCTGGCCCAGACCGGCATCATCTGCCCCGCCGGGCTCGCCGATCTCGAGGGCCTGGCCAAGGGATCCGTGCAGGGAGCCTTCTCGGGCCCCTACACGTTGACAAAAGCTGGCCATGGTGTCAGCTACGACATGACCCTGCGCGAGGACTACAAGGCCTGGCCGAAGTGGTCCAAAGAGCTCGAAGGAACACCGGCCAAGACCGTGCGGTTCTTCCCCGGCGTGAACAAGACCACCGTGGCTAACCAGCTTCTTACCGGCGAAATGGACATCTCGGACATTGCTCCTGCTGACACCGCCCGCTTTGAAGGGAACAAGGACTACACCGTCACGTCCGTGCCTTTCGCCGGAATCTTCCTGCTCTTCAACCAGCGCCCCGGCAGCCCCTTCACCGACCCCGCCCTGCGCAAGGCAGTGGCGCAACTGATGAACCAGCAGGCCTTTAACGCCGCCGCCTACGCCAACAAGGGAATCCCCTACACCTCGATTGTCGCTCCGACCGTGCCGTGTGCACTGGAGGACAACTCACACTTCACCAAGGAAGACGCAGAGGCCGCAAAAGCTGTACTTGCGGGCAAGACCTTCAAGATGGTTGGCACCACCAGTATCGGCCCGAACGGCGCAGGAAGCACCTACGTCCAGGAGGCGCTACGCGCGGCCGGAGCCACCGTCAACCTCAATCTCGTGGACAACGGAACCTGGGCCACCATGACCCAGACCAAGCCTGAGACGTGGGATCTCACCATCCAGGGCGACGCGAACTTCGTCGGTACCGTCGCAGCGTCCCTGACCCGGATCGCAGGCGTACCCACCGAGAAGGGCGGCCGTAACATCGGCGGCGGCGAAAACGCGGACATCCTGGCTGAAATCGCCACCGCGCAGTCGGCCACCGACGAGGGCAAACGGTGCGAGGCCTACGAAAGGGCGCAGATCAGCATCCTGGAAGACAACGACATTGTTCCCTTCGTCGGCGAACCCCAGATCGTTGCACAGCGCGCAGGCTTCTCCATCCAGGCGCCCTCAGGCATCGTGGACTACGCCACCATGCGGATCACCAAGTAA
- a CDS encoding ABC transporter permease produces MTEPTMLNRETALFSNPPGAPKSPRGGLRNLSPWASYGLRRAGGVLLSVALLVVVTFFMVPLLPGDPAVAVAGADATTEQIEAIRESLGLNQPLHLQFIQYVGNLFTGNLGESFAYSTSVSSIIATKLPFTAELALLGIIVTLLVSIPAGMVVGILTRGGRRKWLDVSFGMLTGFFQAVPQYVMATLLVVLFAIILKVLPAAGAATLSSLILPVLGLSIAPICSIARVVRRETSTVLEQDYLRTARGWRLPPLRLYARHALPNLMTTTLTLAGLILAGMLGGAIIIENVFNWPGLGKEIVTAIINKDYPVIQGIILVLGFLAIILNLLVDVILGIIDPRTLGGGKSNG; encoded by the coding sequence ATGACTGAACCGACCATGCTGAACAGGGAAACCGCCTTGTTCAGCAACCCCCCGGGGGCTCCGAAGAGCCCTCGGGGCGGGCTCCGCAACCTCTCCCCCTGGGCCAGCTACGGCCTGCGCCGCGCAGGCGGAGTACTGCTGTCCGTCGCCCTGCTCGTGGTGGTTACCTTCTTCATGGTCCCGCTCCTCCCCGGCGACCCCGCCGTAGCAGTGGCCGGCGCCGACGCCACCACCGAGCAGATCGAGGCCATCAGGGAGAGCCTGGGGCTGAACCAGCCCCTGCACCTGCAGTTCATTCAGTACGTCGGGAACCTGTTTACAGGCAATCTTGGCGAATCCTTCGCCTACAGCACATCAGTTTCCTCGATCATCGCGACCAAGCTGCCCTTCACCGCGGAACTCGCCCTACTGGGCATCATCGTGACCCTGCTGGTTTCCATTCCGGCAGGAATGGTGGTGGGTATCCTGACCCGCGGTGGACGCCGCAAGTGGCTGGACGTGTCCTTCGGGATGCTGACCGGATTCTTTCAGGCGGTGCCGCAATACGTTATGGCCACGCTACTGGTGGTGCTCTTCGCGATCATCCTCAAGGTCCTGCCGGCCGCCGGTGCAGCAACCCTCAGTTCCCTGATCCTTCCCGTCCTTGGCCTCTCGATTGCACCGATCTGCTCGATCGCGCGCGTGGTCCGCCGTGAAACCTCTACTGTCCTGGAGCAGGACTATCTGCGGACCGCCCGCGGTTGGCGCCTGCCGCCTTTGAGGCTCTACGCCCGCCATGCCCTGCCCAACCTGATGACGACGACCCTGACCCTCGCCGGGCTGATCCTGGCCGGCATGCTCGGCGGCGCCATCATTATCGAAAACGTCTTCAACTGGCCCGGACTCGGCAAGGAAATCGTCACGGCCATTATCAACAAGGACTACCCCGTGATTCAGGGCATCATCCTGGTCCTCGGGTTCCTTGCCATCATCCTCAACCTGCTGGTCGACGTCATCCTTGGCATTATCGATCCGCGCACCCTCGGAGGAGGAAAGTCCAATGGCTGA